Proteins found in one Paludisphaera rhizosphaerae genomic segment:
- a CDS encoding sigma 54-interacting transcriptional regulator: MATDRPRTLGELRRSGHRLESVKDEMRRNLVRKLRTGEPLFPDILGYEDTVVPQIQNAILSRHDMLFLGLRGQAKTRMLRQLVHLLDDETPIVEGSEIHDHPYQPISNFARQLVAEKGDDTPVAWIGREQRYNEKLATPDVTIADLIGEIDMIKHAEGRYLSSEATMHYGLIPRTNRGIFCINELPDLAPKIQVGLFNVLEERDVQIRGYPIRLELDLCLVFSANPEDYTNRGRIVTPLKDRIGSVVRTHYPLTREIGMAVNDQNAWLDRGEEDELAGIEVAVPVYIKEVVEEVSRLARTSPHVNQQSGVSVRMSIANLENVVSNAERRALLTGESGVVPRIGDLASALSSSRGKLELTMNEEDGHEDKLIQRIIDEAVKNVFVHHFDAREFRPIVQYFESGQTIETGDMLSSKAILDRVAKVPGLVKRAEEAAAELAPAAKSSGARTAAAASVAEFILEGLHVNNKLNKTAKGRGTSYQR; the protein is encoded by the coding sequence ATGGCGACGGATCGGCCCCGGACGCTCGGCGAGCTGCGACGGAGCGGGCATCGGCTGGAATCGGTCAAGGACGAAATGAGGCGCAACCTCGTCCGCAAGCTGCGGACCGGCGAGCCCCTCTTCCCGGATATCCTTGGTTATGAGGACACCGTCGTCCCCCAGATCCAGAACGCGATCCTGTCGCGTCACGACATGCTTTTCCTCGGCCTGCGCGGCCAGGCCAAGACGCGAATGCTCCGCCAACTCGTTCATCTGCTCGACGACGAAACGCCGATCGTCGAGGGGTCGGAAATCCACGACCACCCGTACCAGCCGATCTCCAACTTCGCCCGACAGCTCGTCGCCGAGAAGGGGGACGACACGCCCGTCGCCTGGATCGGCCGCGAGCAGAGGTACAACGAGAAGCTCGCCACGCCCGACGTGACCATCGCCGACCTCATCGGCGAGATCGACATGATCAAGCACGCCGAGGGCCGCTATCTGTCGAGCGAGGCGACGATGCACTACGGCCTGATCCCGCGCACCAATCGCGGGATCTTCTGCATCAACGAACTCCCCGACCTCGCCCCCAAGATCCAGGTCGGCCTCTTCAACGTGCTCGAAGAACGCGACGTCCAGATCCGAGGCTACCCGATCCGGTTGGAATTGGACCTCTGCCTCGTTTTCTCCGCCAATCCCGAGGACTACACCAACCGAGGCCGGATCGTCACGCCGCTGAAGGACCGGATCGGGTCGGTAGTGCGGACGCACTACCCGCTGACCCGCGAGATCGGCATGGCGGTCAACGACCAGAACGCCTGGCTCGACCGCGGCGAGGAAGACGAGCTGGCCGGGATTGAAGTCGCCGTGCCGGTCTACATCAAGGAGGTCGTCGAGGAGGTTTCGCGACTCGCCCGGACGTCGCCACACGTCAACCAGCAGTCGGGCGTGTCGGTTCGGATGTCGATCGCCAATCTGGAGAACGTCGTCTCCAACGCCGAACGCCGAGCCCTGCTCACGGGCGAGTCGGGCGTCGTCCCCCGGATCGGCGACCTGGCCTCGGCGCTCTCCAGCTCGCGCGGGAAGCTCGAACTGACGATGAACGAGGAAGACGGCCATGAAGACAAGCTGATCCAGCGAATCATCGACGAGGCCGTCAAGAACGTCTTCGTCCATCATTTCGACGCTCGCGAGTTCCGGCCGATCGTCCAGTACTTTGAGTCCGGCCAGACGATCGAGACGGGAGACATGCTCTCCTCGAAGGCGATCCTCGACCGCGTCGCCAAGGTCCCCGGCCTTGTCAAGCGAGCCGAAGAGGCCGCCGCCGAGTTGGCCCCCGCCGCGAAGTCGTCCG